The following are encoded in a window of Sulfitobacter sp. S190 genomic DNA:
- a CDS encoding cobalamin biosynthesis protein CobQ, whose amino-acid sequence MNTPAHLLIGGALMGRGRRHLIWAGMAGGLAPDVSLYVMAGAALFVLQIPPERVFNELYFSDAWQTVFAIDNSFLLWGGLLAVALYLRKDWAVAVTGAALVHLCLDFPLHHDDGRPHFWPVSNWIFESPVSYWDRAHGANWVGPIEVAIAAAAFVRIVTWRPGWAIGAGVTLLMLAELSVIRVWLFVFGL is encoded by the coding sequence ATGAATACACCGGCACATTTACTGATCGGCGGTGCGTTGATGGGGCGGGGGCGGCGGCACCTGATCTGGGCGGGCATGGCGGGGGGGCTGGCGCCCGATGTATCGCTGTATGTCATGGCCGGCGCGGCGCTGTTTGTGCTGCAGATACCGCCGGAGCGGGTGTTCAACGAGCTGTATTTCTCAGACGCGTGGCAAACGGTCTTTGCGATCGATAATTCGTTCCTGCTTTGGGGGGGGCTTTTGGCGGTCGCGCTGTATTTGCGCAAAGACTGGGCCGTCGCGGTGACGGGGGCGGCGCTGGTGCATCTGTGTCTGGATTTCCCGCTGCACCACGATGACGGGCGGCCCCACTTCTGGCCGGTGAGCAACTGGATTTTCGAAAGCCCCGTCAGCTATTGGGACCGCGCGCACGGGGCCAATTGGGTCGGGCCGATCGAGGTCGCGATCGCGGCGGCGGCATTCGTGCGCATCGTGACGTGGCGTCCGGGCTGGGCGATTGGCGCGGGGGTGACGCTGCTGATGCTGGCAGAGCTGTCGGTCATCCGCGTCTGGTTGTTTGTTTTCGGGCTTTAG
- a CDS encoding DUF6280 family protein, with protein sequence MKDFVDGTAFNNEQGNRARKLFAAVVLAALDDAIADDKKYGNGPEQIARWARSRDGREVLSCAGIDPNERVVTGLMDFVGKGVRTSVALSREESERRNAAQQAEAA encoded by the coding sequence TTGAAAGATTTCGTTGATGGCACCGCATTTAACAATGAACAAGGCAACCGCGCACGCAAACTGTTCGCCGCAGTCGTGCTTGCTGCATTGGACGACGCGATTGCAGATGACAAGAAATACGGCAATGGACCAGAGCAGATCGCACGCTGGGCCCGTTCCCGCGACGGTCGCGAAGTGCTGAGCTGTGCCGGTATCGACCCCAATGAACGTGTTGTAACAGGCCTCATGGACTTTGTTGGCAAAGGCGTGCGGACCTCCGTCGCCCTCAGCCGCGAAGAATCCGAGCGTCGCAACGCCGCTCAACAGGCCGAAGCCGCCTGA
- the efp gene encoding elongation factor P, giving the protein MPKINGNEIRPGNVLEHNGGLWAAVKVDHVKPGKGGAFAQVEMRNLRNGSKLNERFRSADKVERVRLEQKDQQFLYEDDGMLVVMDTDTYEQVQVSAELLGERRPFLQDGMMIVVEYHDSEALNASLPQKVVCKVVETEPVVKGQTAANSFKPAVLDNGVKVSVPPFVGQDEDIVVNTETMEYVERA; this is encoded by the coding sequence ATGCCAAAAATCAACGGAAATGAGATCCGTCCCGGAAACGTATTGGAACATAATGGCGGTCTTTGGGCAGCTGTGAAGGTAGATCACGTCAAACCGGGCAAAGGTGGGGCATTTGCCCAGGTCGAGATGCGCAACCTGCGCAACGGCTCGAAGCTGAACGAACGCTTCCGCAGCGCCGACAAGGTCGAGCGGGTGCGTCTTGAGCAGAAGGACCAGCAGTTCCTCTACGAGGATGACGGCATGCTGGTGGTGATGGACACCGATACCTACGAGCAGGTGCAGGTTTCTGCCGAACTGCTGGGCGAGCGTCGCCCGTTCTTGCAGGACGGCATGATGATCGTGGTGGAATATCACGACAGCGAGGCGCTGAACGCGTCTTTGCCACAAAAGGTTGTCTGCAAGGTCGTCGAGACCGAGCCGGTGGTCAAAGGTCAGACGGCGGCGAATTCGTTCAAGCCGGCCGTGCTGGACAATGGTGTCAAGGTATCCGTGCCGCCCTTCGTGGGGCAGGACGAGGATATCGTGGTGAACACCGAAACCATGGAATACGTCGAGCGGGCCTGA
- a CDS encoding folate-binding protein YgfZ, whose protein sequence is MPHANRRILRLTGSDSRDFLQGLITNDVAGVDHGLVYAAMLTPQGKYIADFFLRAVADAILLDADADQAAALKQRLMMYKLRADVAIDDTDQHLHRGTDAPPADALPDPRHPALGWRAYRDTPQTDDTTDWAALYVAHQIPQSGVELTGDSFILEMGFERLHGVDFRKGCYVGQEVTARMKHKTELRKGLAQVTLEGDADTGTPITTDGKPVGTLLTRAGDHALAYLRFDRATGTMDAEGTAVTRTV, encoded by the coding sequence ATGCCTCACGCAAACCGTCGCATCCTGCGTCTGACCGGCTCCGACAGCCGCGACTTCCTGCAGGGGCTCATCACCAACGATGTCGCGGGGGTGGACCACGGGCTGGTCTACGCCGCGATGCTGACGCCACAGGGCAAATACATCGCCGACTTCTTCCTGCGTGCCGTTGCAGACGCCATCCTGCTCGACGCCGACGCGGATCAGGCCGCCGCACTCAAGCAGCGGCTGATGATGTACAAACTGCGCGCGGACGTGGCGATCGACGACACCGACCAGCACCTGCACCGCGGCACCGATGCCCCGCCCGCGGACGCCCTGCCCGACCCGCGCCACCCCGCACTCGGCTGGCGGGCCTACCGCGACACGCCACAGACGGATGATACGACCGATTGGGCCGCGCTCTACGTGGCACACCAGATCCCGCAAAGCGGGGTCGAACTCACCGGCGACAGCTTCATCCTCGAAATGGGGTTCGAACGGCTGCACGGCGTCGATTTCCGCAAAGGCTGCTACGTGGGTCAGGAAGTCACGGCACGGATGAAGCATAAGACCGAGTTGCGCAAAGGGCTGGCACAGGTGACGCTTGAGGGCGACGCGGACACCGGCACGCCCATCACCACCGATGGCAAACCTGTCGGCACGCTGCTGACGCGCGCGGGCGATCACGCACTTGCCTATCTGCGGTTCGACCGGGCCACCGGCACCATGGACGCCGAGGGCACCGCCGTCACCCGCACTGTCTAA
- a CDS encoding glycosyltransferase has protein sequence MRAQISILLPTLDAEPHLGRCLHGLMEGLEAGLIRELIVSDGGSRDATGATAQAWGAQVLHGPAGRLDQLGAALDVARGAWVLALDARCVLDQGWTTAVQRHLPQTAAGILEMRPEGGGIAQGLRANMRNWRAARGAIGPYVPVLMRHAMARDALRAGGWQLNRTQVARLDARCRVMRHAAQMAGNGTRTASPAQGAAERHR, from the coding sequence ATGCGCGCTCAGATTTCCATTCTCCTGCCAACGCTCGATGCGGAGCCCCATCTGGGGCGGTGTCTGCACGGGTTGATGGAAGGACTGGAGGCGGGGCTGATCCGGGAACTGATTGTCAGCGACGGTGGATCGCGCGATGCCACGGGGGCCACGGCGCAGGCGTGGGGCGCGCAGGTGTTGCACGGACCGGCGGGCCGGCTGGACCAACTCGGGGCCGCGCTCGACGTGGCGCGGGGGGCGTGGGTGCTGGCACTGGACGCGCGCTGCGTTCTGGATCAGGGCTGGACCACGGCGGTGCAGAGGCATTTGCCGCAGACCGCGGCAGGCATTCTCGAGATGCGGCCCGAAGGCGGCGGCATTGCGCAGGGGCTGCGTGCAAACATGCGCAACTGGCGGGCGGCGCGGGGCGCGATCGGGCCATACGTGCCTGTCCTGATGCGTCATGCGATGGCGCGGGATGCGTTGCGGGCGGGCGGCTGGCAGCTGAACCGCACGCAGGTCGCGCGGCTGGACGCGCGATGCCGCGTGATGCGCCATGCGGCGCAGATGGCAGGCAACGGCACGCGGACAGCTTCCCCGGCGCAGGGCGCGGCGGAGCGCCACCGCTAG
- a CDS encoding ABC transporter ATP-binding protein, with protein MTDPTYTSGQLLRWLWRNYLRKHMGLLAVAVLFMIIEGSTLGAMAKLMEPMFDRVFVAGENSLLYVVGLVLLGIFVMRAISSVAQKVLLTRIAQRSAADMRIDLLDQMMKQDGAFHQSHPPGFLVQRVQSDVNAVGNVWRAIITGAGRDFIGLLVLMGVAISIDWVWALLACIGIPLMVLPAAVAQRFVRQRAREARDLGATLSTRLDEVFHGIVQIKLNALERYQARLYRDTTRQFVRTEVRTAFGSSAIPALIDIMSGVGFMAVILYGGSEIISGDKTIGQFMAFFTAMGFTFNPLRRLGAISGQWQTAAAALERIKELMDAPVLLQSPATPKTAPTDSPDITLENVDLNYGDSKVLRQLNLRAEAGQTTALVGASGAGKSTIFNLLTRLIDPKSGNVRIGGVATTDMALDDLRGLFSVVTQEALLFDETLRENIVLGREDVSDERLREVLDAAHVSDFLDQLEHGLDTHVGPRGSALSGGQRQRVVIARALLRDTPILLLDEATSALDAQSEKVVQQALDRLAKGRTTLVIAHRLSTIRGADKIIVMDRGQNVDEGTHAELLERGGIYADLYRLQFQDGKTVADRQSYHTAGMRRYERPDRAPNLLQRLGQKLFG; from the coding sequence ATGACCGACCCCACCTATACATCGGGCCAGCTTCTGCGCTGGCTGTGGCGCAACTACCTGCGCAAACACATGGGGCTGCTGGCGGTGGCCGTGCTGTTCATGATCATCGAGGGCTCGACCCTCGGCGCGATGGCCAAGCTGATGGAGCCGATGTTCGACCGTGTCTTTGTGGCGGGCGAAAACAGCCTTCTTTACGTGGTCGGGCTGGTGCTGCTGGGCATCTTCGTGATGCGTGCGATTTCATCGGTGGCGCAAAAGGTGCTGCTGACACGCATCGCGCAGCGTTCGGCGGCCGACATGCGCATTGATCTGCTGGACCAGATGATGAAGCAGGACGGCGCCTTTCATCAAAGCCACCCGCCCGGTTTTCTGGTGCAGCGGGTGCAATCGGACGTGAACGCCGTCGGCAACGTCTGGCGGGCGATCATCACTGGCGCGGGGCGTGATTTCATCGGGCTTCTGGTGCTGATGGGCGTGGCGATCAGCATCGACTGGGTCTGGGCGCTGCTGGCGTGCATCGGCATCCCGCTGATGGTGCTGCCTGCCGCCGTGGCCCAGCGTTTCGTGCGCCAGCGCGCCCGCGAAGCCCGCGATCTGGGCGCCACGCTGTCCACCCGGCTGGACGAAGTGTTTCACGGCATCGTGCAGATCAAGCTCAACGCGCTCGAGCGGTATCAGGCGCGGCTCTACCGTGACACCACGCGCCAGTTCGTGCGCACCGAAGTGCGCACCGCCTTCGGCAGCTCCGCCATCCCCGCGCTCATCGACATCATGTCGGGCGTGGGGTTCATGGCTGTCATCCTCTACGGCGGCTCCGAAATCATTTCGGGGGACAAGACGATCGGCCAGTTCATGGCCTTTTTCACCGCGATGGGCTTTACCTTCAACCCGCTGCGCCGTCTTGGCGCGATCAGCGGCCAGTGGCAAACCGCCGCTGCAGCACTTGAGCGCATCAAGGAGCTGATGGACGCGCCGGTATTGCTGCAATCCCCCGCCACCCCGAAAACCGCGCCCACCGACAGCCCCGATATCACGCTCGAAAACGTCGATCTGAACTACGGCGACAGCAAGGTGCTGCGACAGCTGAACCTGCGGGCCGAGGCGGGCCAGACCACCGCGCTCGTGGGCGCATCGGGGGCGGGCAAGTCCACCATCTTCAATCTGTTGACCCGCCTGATTGATCCCAAATCGGGCAACGTGCGCATCGGCGGGGTTGCCACCACCGATATGGCGCTTGACGATCTGCGCGGCCTGTTTTCCGTGGTCACGCAAGAGGCGCTGCTGTTTGACGAAACCCTGCGCGAAAACATCGTGCTGGGCCGCGAGGATGTCAGCGACGAGCGGCTGCGCGAAGTGCTGGACGCCGCCCATGTCAGCGATTTTCTGGATCAGCTGGAACACGGGCTCGACACACACGTCGGACCGCGCGGCTCTGCCCTGTCGGGGGGCCAGCGCCAGCGCGTCGTGATCGCCCGTGCGTTGCTGCGCGACACGCCCATTCTGCTGCTGGACGAGGCGACCTCGGCGCTCGATGCGCAATCCGAAAAAGTGGTGCAACAGGCGCTGGACCGTCTGGCCAAGGGCCGCACGACGCTTGTCATCGCCCACCGCCTGTCGACGATCCGCGGCGCGGACAAGATCATCGTGATGGACCGCGGCCAGAACGTCGACGAAGGCACGCATGCCGAATTGCTCGAACGCGGCGGCATCTACGCCGATCTCTACCGGTTGCAATTCCAGGATGGCAAAACCGTCGCCGACCGGCAAAGCTATCATACCGCGGGCATGCGGCGGTATGAGAGGCCCGACCGCGCACCCAACCTGCTGCAACGTCTGGGCCAAAAATTATTCGGCTAG